Below is a window of Chthoniobacterales bacterium DNA.
GTGGGCTTCCATCCGGACAACGTCTCGTTCTCGCGCGATGGCAAAAAGGTCTTCGTCGCGAACGAGGGAGAATTCACCACCGGCGGCGCGACGGACGCCCCGGGCTCCGTGAGCGTGATCGACCTCTCCGGCGTCACCAACCTCGCCAGCGTGGCCACGCTCACGAACGCGAACGTCAACACGATCGACTTCCAGGCCGCAAACCTCGCGACCGGCGTGACGCTCGACGCGCTGCGCTTTAACGACAACTCCGCCGGCGCGATCGCGAATCGTTTCCGCCACGTCGAGCCGGAATACATCACCGAGGGCGACGGCAAAATTTATGTGACCCTGCAGGAAAACAACGCCATCGCGGAGCTTTCGCTCACCGGCGCGAACGCGAACAAATGGACCGCGATCCATCCGCTCGGCACGATCACGCAGACCATCGACGCCTCCGACAAGGACGGCGCCGGCGGCACGGCCCTCGCCCTCGTGGACGATGTCGTGAAAGGCATGCCCATGCCCGACACGATGGCGTCGTTCACGGCCGGCGGCACGCGATTCCTCGTCACCGCGAACGAAGGCGACTTCCGCGTGGATGACGGCGACCGCATCCGAGTGAAGGATTTCACAGGAGTGGAGGCAGGCGTCACGATCGACCGGACAGACGCCGCGTTCGGCCGCCTGCGGGTGCTGAAGGACGTCAGCGATCCCGATGGCGATGGCCTGCTCGACGAACCCGTCATGCCCGGCACCCGATCGTTCTCGATCTGGAATGCCACCACCGGTGCGCTCGTGAAGGACTCCGGCAGCCTCGAGCCGCTTTTGCTCACGCTCGATCCCACCCGGCACAACATCAACGCCGAGTCCGGCACCGCCGTCTTGGACGCGCGCTCGCCGGACAAGGGCCCCGAACCCGAGGCCATCGCCACCGGCGACATCAACGGCCACCGCTACCTCTTCGTCGGCCTCGAGCGGCAGGACGGCCTGCTGATGTTCGACGCAACAAACCCCGCCGAACCGACCCACGTCGCTTACGTGAATAATTTTGCCGAAGGCCTCATCGCGCCGGAGTGCATCCTCTTCATCAAGGGCGCGGACAATCCCACCGGCGAGGCCCTGCTACTCGTCGGCTACGAGATCAGCGGAACGATCGGCGCCTACAAAGTCACCGGAGCTCCCGCGAAGGCGGAGCCTGCGACCCCCGTCCCGCCCACCCTCGGCCTTAAGAAAAAGCTCGCGGTCGATGAGGCCGAAGACACCGCGCGGGTGAAAGGCCGGGCCTCCGCCGACACCGTTCGCGTGCTCGTGAACGGCAAGCGCGCCCGCGGCACGACAAAGTGGCGCCTCACCGTCAAATTCCCACTCGGCAAGGACAAGCTGCGCCTGCGCGTCGTCGCCTACGCCGCCGACGGCACAGCTTCGGCGCCCTCGTTCATCACGCTGCATCGCCGTTAAGCCTTCCGAGCCATCTTTTCCGCGGGGCGTTCTTTCGAGGGCGCCCCGCTTTTTTTTTTTGCGCCGCGTCATATCCCCGCCGGCCACTTGCATCGCCCCGGCTTCGCCGCTAAGGTCGTCCGCTCGACTTATGAGCATTCCGAGCATTATTGACCCGTCCCGACTGGAAGGACTGGAGCTGAACAACGACGAAGTGGCCCGCTACTCGCGCCATCTCATCATGCCCGAGGTCACGCTCGCCGGTCAGAAGAAACTCAAGGCCGCGAAGGTCCTTTGCATCGGCACCGGCGGCCTCGGCTCGCC
It encodes the following:
- a CDS encoding choice-of-anchor I family protein, with translation MKSSRFLFTAAFLGAAATSPAQSLEFLTQTSVPTGAEILSFSKDENTVASTVGSAGVQLFTLNADGSLTARGGVLSYAAEFSSALGAVSSVALDPLGRGFGVASLIPTANGTTAGRVAFFNYRAGSVASIVTLDVGFHPDNVSFSRDGKKVFVANEGEFTTGGATDAPGSVSVIDLSGVTNLASVATLTNANVNTIDFQAANLATGVTLDALRFNDNSAGAIANRFRHVEPEYITEGDGKIYVTLQENNAIAELSLTGANANKWTAIHPLGTITQTIDASDKDGAGGTALALVDDVVKGMPMPDTMASFTAGGTRFLVTANEGDFRVDDGDRIRVKDFTGVEAGVTIDRTDAAFGRLRVLKDVSDPDGDGLLDEPVMPGTRSFSIWNATTGALVKDSGSLEPLLLTLDPTRHNINAESGTAVLDARSPDKGPEPEAIATGDINGHRYLFVGLERQDGLLMFDATNPAEPTHVAYVNNFAEGLIAPECILFIKGADNPTGEALLLVGYEISGTIGAYKVTGAPAKAEPATPVPPTLGLKKKLAVDEAEDTARVKGRASADTVRVLVNGKRARGTTKWRLTVKFPLGKDKLRLRVVAYAADGTASAPSFITLHRR